ATGCCCAGCTGCTCGAGCAGCGTGTCGGCCGAGGCCTCGGCGCGCCCGGCGGGAAGGCCGTGCAGCCGGGCCAGGTAGACCAGCTGGTCACGGACCCGCATCTTGGGGTAGAGCCCCCGCTCCTCCGGCATGTAGCCGGTGCGGCGGCGGGCGGCCGCGTCCATGGGCCGTCCCTGCCAGCGGACCTCGCCGGAGTCCGCGGCGAGGACGCCCAGCACGATCCGCATCGTGGTGGTCTTGCCCGCGCCGTTCTGCCCGACGAAGCCGAACACCTCTCCTGGCCGGACCGTGAACGACAGCCCGTCCAGCGCCTTCTTGTCGCCGTATCTCTTCTGCAACCCGAGGATCTCCAGCATTCGCCCACCCTGCCTGTTGTGTCCCGGTGCGCGCCAAC
Above is a genomic segment from Motilibacter aurantiacus containing:
- a CDS encoding ABC transporter ATP-binding protein, translating into MLEILGLQKRYGDKKALDGLSFTVRPGEVFGFVGQNGAGKTTTMRIVLGVLAADSGEVRWQGRPMDAAARRRTGYMPEERGLYPKMRVRDQLVYLARLHGLPAGRAEASADTLLEQLG